A segment of the Bacillus sp. es.034 genome:
TCTGTTCCATAATAATCGGCAATCTCGGTCATTGTGAACCCACCTGATAGGTAAAGCTTCAATTGAAAATAGCGGGCAAACCTTCCTTTTGATTCCTTGAAGTATCCTTCTATTTTGTTGTCTATTTCCTTCGGTACTACCTGCTTTACTACTGGTTTCGGTGTTAACAATGAAGGCATCATTAACTCACCCATGTTGATTAACGTTCCATCCACATCTTCCATATAGTAGCTGTGATTGTAGCAAGTAGATTCGATATTAGTTTCTCTTAAAATACGACTTTTCCCATCATCAGGAATCCTAGATAGACTCACTTCGTAGTAAGCCTTAGCAATATCATTATTTACTAGCTTCTTAGCTGATTCTGCTGTTTGTTCTTGCATCTTCATAGATTGATTTTCATGACGTTTCATTGTTACACCTACCCCCTGTAATTGGCTTGTTTTTTAGTATTTAGTCTTCTCATTAAGTGTTAGAAGAGGGTCACATTTAACCCCCCCATTAATCAAAAACAATTTCACCGTTTATAAGTCTTCCAGTTATTACTTCTGACGGTGCTTGTACTTCCTTTTCATAGGCTTTTAATTCTTCCTTGGTGTTGAATCTTCCACCGTTAGACCTTACTAGGTCACTACCTTTAACCCTGTAGTACCATTTAATTGTTTGCCATTCTTCGGCTGTTAGTCTCACCTTAATCTTCTTTAGCCCCATTGTGATAGCCCTTCTAACGTTCCTAGTATCCTGCCCAGTCATTTCAGCTATCTCGGTACTGGTTAGCCCCTCATCAAAACATAAAGACATAACCTCTTTTTGTTTCTTAAACTTATCTGCCTGGAATAACTTATCTACTTTGGCTTTAATCTCAGCAGGATATTCTTGGTAGCCATCTTCTGCGGGGTGCATCCATTCAGGTAAGAGTAGTTCCTCTGATTCTGTTAAGTCTCCCCTGTAGTCGTGTGCCTGTTTCATTAGTCGCTGTTGGAAAGACGGTGAATATCCATCTAGATAATAAAGTCTTGCACTTCCTTTGCCTGTATCACTGTATCCGTTTCTTTGTCTGTTCATGGTGTGTTACTATCTCCCTTTGATGTGTTTTTTTGTGTTTTAGAAAGGCTTCTAATTTTAAATAAGATGAAAGGGTAATTTTGTAACCCTCTAGTTATATAACGAGGTCAGCCATCAATCTGTACCCCCAATGGAAAAGTTGAAGTTTTTTATAAAAAAGTAGGGGAAAATGTGACCCCCTTTTAACAGTAGTAAAGAGGTTAATAAGAGGGGTTAGTCCTAAGTGACAAACAAAATAAGTCATAACCGTTAGTAGTTAACAAACATCTGTCTTCGTTTCACTACAGACTATTAAACAGTTAATTAGTTGTTAAATTGCCACCGTTAAGGGGGCAGGAAATTTTAGAAAGAACCAGTTATTAAAAATAGTACAAGTTAGGATTAAACGGTAAACTTAAAGAGGTTAAAAGAAAGGTTATGAAGAAGAAATAAGACGGTTAAAGGGGTTTTATTAAGAAGGTTGTTAGAAAGGCAAATAGGGGCATCTGTGACCGATACACTTGGTAGTTATTCCGATACAATCGACATACCATTTTAGAATCACACGAATTTAAAAAAGCCCTTTGTATCAAGGGTTAAGGGTTGGAAGGTTGTGGAAGTGAGGTTGAAAATAACTATCGTCAGCTGCCACATATGTCAATAGTAATTACTGGTAAAAATACTGGGAATTAGAGGAAATTTAATTGTGTTAAAATCATAAACAATCCACTTTGTCAACTACTAATTTTATCCACTAGTTTTACCAAAAATATCCATATTACCCGTATGGTACAAACTGGATTTATTATCTATTAATACCAATAAATAAACGGTAGAAATAATCTCCCTGCTGGTTAAGCCAATTGGTAATGTCATCCTATAATGTTAAATGCTGATTGTCTCTATAAGTGCATTTAATGTAGCAAATGAAACATGAATAACACTGTATGGTATATGCAATGTATATTCTAATTGATAACGTTATTAAACCGCTTATTATACTTATTTTTTATACAACATTATGTATAAAAATAACTATATCCTTACATTTAATACCATGTGTCTATTGATACTAATGTGGTGTTACTGTCAATGTTACTTATTACCATACGGTTATTAATGGAAAAAGGTAACTTAATTGGATGAATATGGTAGGGGTGCTTTAAGGATGGAAAATTGTGGGGTGGGGCATTAACCAATAATACATTTCTAAAATAAACTTGGGGCATCCCTTTTTATTTTTTTCCTAACATAAATTGGCGTTCTTTAATAATACAAGGACTATTTGGAGAAACTAACCAGTAAACAAAGTGAACCTAAAAAGGAGATAGTTTATGTTTGGAAAAAATAAAGACAATTCAATAATTAATCTCGGAATAGGTGCTGCTATTCTTTCTAGTATCTTTAGTATAATTATTATTAGGTTGCTGTTGGATATAAAGCATACAAAGGGGAATGGTTGATTCTACTCCCCTTAGTTTATCTATTATCCTTAAATTTTAAATGGACAAATAAAGAAGACTACCGTTAATCGGTAGCCTTCACTTTGTTTCTATGATATGAGTTCCTTTTTATTTCCTTAACGTGTTCATGATTCTCTTCGTTGTACTTCTTTTGCTTTGTTAGAATCTCTTCCTTGTTAAGCTGATAATAAAGCTTATCATAATCCTTTCTATTATCTCTGATGGTTTTACGATTCTCTTCTTTATACAACTTGGTCTTTGCAATAATCTCTTTCTTGTTAGATCCATAATATTTCTTCTTATAATGCTTCACACATTCTTTACAATGGAACTGATAACCGTCAGGTGTGGTCTTCTTCTTATGGTACTCTTCAAACGGTTTCCAGCCTTGGCATTTAGTACAAAGCTTTCCAGTGCTATTCATGATGTTATTTCCCCTCTATCTAGGTGCTAATGTTAGTTTTATTACTTCTTCTTCATTTCCAAAGGCATCCGCTTCGATTCCTCTGAAATAGTAAATCTTATCTATCAGTAATTTTAACAGACGGTTAGCTTCTTCCTTGTTGGTACATTCTTCAATCTTGGTATAGTTTAGTTGTCCTTTACCCTCAGGTAAATTTAATTCCTCTTTAATCATTCCTATAAGCTTTAGCTTCTCCTGATAGCCTTGAGATAACTTGGCGGTGTCCAGTGATAATAACTCCTCATTTAACTCCGCAATCTTACTGGAAAGGTTAATCAGTTCATTCTCTGATTCTGTTTTAATCTCTTCAAACTCTGCCTTGGATAGTTCACCGTCTATACGCATTTCCCTTGCATTTTTAAGCCTTCTATTAAGCTTCTCCTGCGTTTT
Coding sequences within it:
- a CDS encoding sigma factor-like helix-turn-helix DNA-binding protein, with the protein product MNRQRNGYSDTGKGSARLYYLDGYSPSFQQRLMKQAHDYRGDLTESEELLLPEWMHPAEDGYQEYPAEIKAKVDKLFQADKFKKQKEVMSLCFDEGLTSTEIAEMTGQDTRNVRRAITMGLKKIKVRLTAEEWQTIKWYYRVKGSDLVRSNGGRFNTKEELKAYEKEVQAPSEVITGRLINGEIVFD